The DNA segment GTATTCGGACGCGCTAGTACACGTGTAAAATCGGGGTGAAGAACGACGTCGAATTGGGGAGTATTAAAAAGGATCGGCTCAGAAATAGGGGCATCCGCACCGCTCATAAGATTGTACGCATAACATTTGACACAATTGTCATGTTCGTTTAAATCGTGGTGGACGTGAGTATTGGCAATACTCATTGATGCCATAAACCACAATAGTAAAATTAAGCGCAAACGAATCTTTTTCATAATCGCGATTATAACCAATATTCCACAATCAATTTCGTTTCGTTATAATAGGTCATGCAAAATTCAACACCTGCAGGAATCGAGATTGTCGATGACGTTTCCCATACCCTATTGCAATGCAGTGGTGTCTGGACTTTGCCTCATATAAGCCGTATCGCTTATAAGTTAGAGGCTTTTCATCCGAAGTCATCCGTGATTTGGGATGTGTCCAAAATTGATGAAATCGACTCGGCAGGGATCGCGCTGTGGCAGCTCTATACCCGTGCATATGAACAAGATGGGATAGAATCCAAACTTGTCGGTGCCAAACAAGACCAAGAACAGCTCTATAAACTTCTCTATTCTAAATCCCATGAACCGCTCTCCCCTCCGAAAGTGCCCTCTTGGCTTTTTGTTTTGGGACGCGAAACGCATAACAGCATACTCGGAATCGGAAAATTTTTAGCTTTTTTGGGAGAAGCGTTTGTCCTTTTGTTCTATACACTTCTCCACCCGACTCAAATCCGTTACCGCTCCATTATGGCCCATATTTTTGCTACCGGAGCTACTGCCCTTCCGATTATTGCGCTCAGCGCTTTTTTGATCGGGGTAGTTGTGGCCTACCAAAGTATCGTACAGCTGCAGAAATTCGGGGCCGATATTTTTATCGTCGACATGATCGGTATCTCACTGACGCGTGAACTTGCCCCGCTCATAACTGCAATCGTAGTAGCAGGACGCAGCGGTTCGGCGTTTACGGCTCAAATCGGTGCGATGAAAATGACTCAAGAGATCGATGCAATGAAAACGATGGGGTTTGACACCTTTACGTTTCTCGTATGGCCGCGTGTTTTTGCCTTGATGATCGTCATGCCTTTGCTGATCTTCTTTGCCGATCTCATCGGTATATTCGGTGGAATGGTCATCGCACAGGCGCAATCGCATTTGAGTTTTAGCGAATTTATACACCGTCTTCAGGGAGCCTTGCCAATCAAACATTACATCATCGGTATCGTCAAAGGGCCATTCTTTGCTTTTTTAATCGCGATGGTCAGTACCTACCGAGGATTCCAAGTCTCCATGAATACCGAAAGCATCGGTTTATACACAACAAAGAGCGTTGTCAACTCAATTTTTCTGGTCATTGCCTGTGACGCGATCTTCTCCGTTCTTCTCACGGAGTTGAAATTATGAAACGGATCATGGTCGAAGCACGCGATATCGTCACCGCATTCGGTGATACAATCATCCATGATCATATCAACTGCACCGTATATGAAAATGAAATTTATGCCCTTTTAGGGGGAAGCGGGTCTGGGAAATCGACCCTTCTGCGTGAAATGATTCTCCTGCAGCGCCCTCAAAGCGGTTCCCTGAAGGTATTGGGATTTAATTTGGAGACGATTACCCCTCTCGAAGCACAGAGTCTTCGACGTCAATGGGGAGTATTATTTCAGTCAGGTGCCTTGTACTCTTCGCTCAGTGTCGGTGAAAATATTGCCATGCTCTACCATGAAAACACCGATCTTCCTCCCAAACTGATTGATGAGCTCATAGCTCTAAAAATCGACCTTGTCGGACTTCCGGCACATGCACGCTATCTGTATCCTGGAGAACTCAGCGGAGGGATGGTGAAGCGTGCAGCACTCGCACGTGCTCTGGCACTCGATCCGAAACTGCTCTTTTTGGATGAGCCGACTTCCGGTCTCGATCCGCTGAGCTCACGGCAATTTGATGCCCTGATTTGTCAATTACGTGACCTGCTTGGGCTTACTGTAGTCATGGTGACACATGATTTGGATACTATACACCATAGCATTGATCGGTTTGCGTTGCTGGGTGATAAAAAGGTGGTCGCAGAAGGGACTTTGGATGAAGTGCTCCAAATCGACCATCCCGTCGTCAATTATTTCTTCCAAAAGGGGTCATATGGAATCGAGAGTTAATTACACCGTCGTAGGGGTTTTTGTCTTGATTTTAGCATCAGCGCTTATTGCCTTTGCCTTTTGGCTCGGTAAGTACAATCAAGATGATGGGAACTATCATCGCTATCGCGTCTATATCAAAGAGTCGGTTTCAGGACTAGCACCTGAAGCGGCAGTCAAATTTCACGGGGTCGATGTCGGAATGGTCGAATCGATCAAAATCAATCCGAGAAACAGTGAAGAGGTCGAACTCACCCTAAAAATCAAAAAAGAGACACCGATTAAGACCGATTCCAGTGCCGTTCTCAAATTTTACGGTATCACAGGGCTGGCATTTATCGAAATTGTCGGCGGAAGCAAAGATGCCCCTCTGCTCACCACCGGTGCCAATGCCATCGCCACTATTCCTACCTCCCCTTCACTGATCACTCGCCTTGATGAGTCGCTCAGCAAAGTCGCCGCTAAGCTCTCCGTTACGCTGGATCACGCCGATCAGCTTTTCAGTGATCAAAATGTTCAGAACGTGGCTCAAACATTGGATCACCTTCGCTCACTTACGGCACAAATCGATGCATATCAGGTACAGGTAAAACAACTTTTGGCACAAAGTCTTGTGCTGGAAACCAATGCCACCGAATCTATGGCATCCATGAAAGAAGCAGCAGTCAGTGTCAAAACCTCATCCGGAAACTTTAATACACTTATGCAGACCAAAATGAGCACTACCCTAGAATCGCTCAATGCGACCTCAGATGAGAGCCATGCCCTGATTCGAAAGCTGGAGGCGTCACTTGATCGCGGTGATTACGATGTCCGTGCCATTGTCACCCCGGCATCCTCAGAACTGAGTGACCTGATTGACCAAACCCGCAGTCTCACCAACGAAATGGAATTGACATTGCGTAATCTACGCGAAAGCCCTTCCGACCTGTTGTTTAAAAAATCCACCCCAAAACCCGGACCCGGAGAATAACCATGCGATACCCTTTCTTTTTTTTATTAAGCTCTTTGCTGATCATCGGATGTTCCGCTCCGCTCACTCCGCCTATCAATGAGTACACGATTCTTCCGTATGAGCATTCTGTAAAAGAGACAGCCCCGTTATCGTCTCATACACTTAGTATCGCTTCGAGCAAGACACTCCCTTCTCTTGCGTCCAAAAATCTGTATTACCTTCGTGAAGGGGGAGAAAGCGGAGCCTATCTTTACAGCCGGTGGAGTGATACCCCCTCAGTATTGATCCAACAAATACTCACAGCTTCGTTAGAGGAAAAAGGATTATTTGCTTCTCTTTTACCTCCGACATCTTCAGCACATGCCGACTGGGTGCTTGAATCGGATCTGAACGCTTTTTATCACCGATTTTCATCAAAAGATAAAAGTGAAGGATTTATCGATATCACCTACAGACTCATCGATACAACAACCAAACTGCCTATCGGATCAAAACGCTTTACCGTAACCGTACCTGCAACTACGAATGATGCAAAAGGGGGAGTAACTGCCCTCACTCAAGCAACCCGGCAGCTTTCTACGGAAGTGATGGAATGGATGAGAAATCTTATACAGGAAAAAAGATGAAACCAAAAATAGCGATACTCTGCTCCGGCGGAGATGTATCGGGAATGAATCCGGCCCTCAAACGGTTTGTCGAATATGCCTATGCCAAAGGGATGGAACCCTATTTTATTCACAGAGGGTTTGAAGGGTTGATCGACAATAAGATTATCCCTGCTAGCTATACCGATGTGGCAGGAATCATCACGCGCGGAGGAACTAAGATCGGTTCTGCTCGGTCTATCCGGTTCAAAGATCCGGCATACCGAACCATCGCGGCGAATAACCTCAAACGCCTCAGGATTACCATGCTGATCGTATTAGGGGGAGACGGAAGTTTTCGGGGGATGGAACGCTTTTATGCTGAACACGGTATCTCGTTCTGCGGGATCCCCTCTACTATCGACAACGATATCAACGGTACCGATTATTGTCTTGGGGTAGATACGGCACTGAACGTTATCAAAAATTCGATTGATGATATCCGGGATACGGCATCCTCGTTCCGTCGGGCCTTTATTATTGAGACGATGGGGCGAAACTGCGGTTATTTGGCACTTGTTTCCGCTATTACCTCAGGTGCGGAGTTATGCCTGATCCCTGAAGTTCCGGTCAATATCGACGATTATAAAGGGTGTTTCCAGTCTCAAATAGCAAAAGGTCGTGATTATTTTATCACCATCGTCTCTGAAGCACTGCAAAACAGTGAAGAGATTGCTCAATGGTTTGAAAAAGAGTTAGGGTTTGAATCACGTGTTAATGTTTTGGGTCATACGCAAAGAGGCGGGAATCCAAGTGTTTACGATCGCTTAATGGCCTACAAATTTGTTACGTATGCCATCGATGCATTATTGGCAGGTAAAACCCATTCGGTCATCTGCTACAACAAAAGCCATTTCAATTTTAAAACGATTGATGAGGTCGCACTGCACCCTTATCATCTCGATGAAGAGCTCCTCATTCTGGGACGTGAACAATTTCTTCCATCGCACTGTCAAATGTAGGGTAACGAAATTCAAATCCTGCTTCTTGGAGTACCCTCGGGTAAACCTCTTTGGAGTCGAGCATCACGATTGAGCCTTCGCCGAAAGCGAGTTTGACCGCCCAAGAGGGAAGATCAAAAAAAGTGGGACGATGTAAAATTCTTCCCATTGCTTTCGTCTGTTCCAAATTATTGATCGGTTCGGGAGATGTAAAATTGACAATGCCTCGAATCTCGTTGTGTTCGATCAAAAAGGCCGCTGCCCGTACCAGATCATCCAAATGAATCCAGGAAATCATCTGAAATCCATCCCCCATTTTCCCACCCAGTCCCATTTTAA comes from the Sulfuricurvum sp. genome and includes:
- a CDS encoding ABC-type transport auxiliary lipoprotein family protein, producing the protein MRYPFFFLLSSLLIIGCSAPLTPPINEYTILPYEHSVKETAPLSSHTLSIASSKTLPSLASKNLYYLREGGESGAYLYSRWSDTPSVLIQQILTASLEEKGLFASLLPPTSSAHADWVLESDLNAFYHRFSSKDKSEGFIDITYRLIDTTTKLPIGSKRFTVTVPATTNDAKGGVTALTQATRQLSTEVMEWMRNLIQEKR
- a CDS encoding MlaD family protein, encoding MESRVNYTVVGVFVLILASALIAFAFWLGKYNQDDGNYHRYRVYIKESVSGLAPEAAVKFHGVDVGMVESIKINPRNSEEVELTLKIKKETPIKTDSSAVLKFYGITGLAFIEIVGGSKDAPLLTTGANAIATIPTSPSLITRLDESLSKVAAKLSVTLDHADQLFSDQNVQNVAQTLDHLRSLTAQIDAYQVQVKQLLAQSLVLETNATESMASMKEAAVSVKTSSGNFNTLMQTKMSTTLESLNATSDESHALIRKLEASLDRGDYDVRAIVTPASSELSDLIDQTRSLTNEMELTLRNLRESPSDLLFKKSTPKPGPGE
- a CDS encoding ABC transporter permease, with the translated sequence MQNSTPAGIEIVDDVSHTLLQCSGVWTLPHISRIAYKLEAFHPKSSVIWDVSKIDEIDSAGIALWQLYTRAYEQDGIESKLVGAKQDQEQLYKLLYSKSHEPLSPPKVPSWLFVLGRETHNSILGIGKFLAFLGEAFVLLFYTLLHPTQIRYRSIMAHIFATGATALPIIALSAFLIGVVVAYQSIVQLQKFGADIFIVDMIGISLTRELAPLITAIVVAGRSGSAFTAQIGAMKMTQEIDAMKTMGFDTFTFLVWPRVFALMIVMPLLIFFADLIGIFGGMVIAQAQSHLSFSEFIHRLQGALPIKHYIIGIVKGPFFAFLIAMVSTYRGFQVSMNTESIGLYTTKSVVNSIFLVIACDAIFSVLLTELKL
- a CDS encoding ATP-binding cassette domain-containing protein, whose translation is MKRIMVEARDIVTAFGDTIIHDHINCTVYENEIYALLGGSGSGKSTLLREMILLQRPQSGSLKVLGFNLETITPLEAQSLRRQWGVLFQSGALYSSLSVGENIAMLYHENTDLPPKLIDELIALKIDLVGLPAHARYLYPGELSGGMVKRAALARALALDPKLLFLDEPTSGLDPLSSRQFDALICQLRDLLGLTVVMVTHDLDTIHHSIDRFALLGDKKVVAEGTLDEVLQIDHPVVNYFFQKGSYGIES
- a CDS encoding 6-phosphofructokinase gives rise to the protein MKPKIAILCSGGDVSGMNPALKRFVEYAYAKGMEPYFIHRGFEGLIDNKIIPASYTDVAGIITRGGTKIGSARSIRFKDPAYRTIAANNLKRLRITMLIVLGGDGSFRGMERFYAEHGISFCGIPSTIDNDINGTDYCLGVDTALNVIKNSIDDIRDTASSFRRAFIIETMGRNCGYLALVSAITSGAELCLIPEVPVNIDDYKGCFQSQIAKGRDYFITIVSEALQNSEEIAQWFEKELGFESRVNVLGHTQRGGNPSVYDRLMAYKFVTYAIDALLAGKTHSVICYNKSHFNFKTIDEVALHPYHLDEELLILGREQFLPSHCQM